The Opitutales bacterium ASA1 genome window below encodes:
- a CDS encoding isoaspartyl peptidase/L-asparaginase yields MLHRYRTFASAVALLLSAVAFTRAAPVAIAVHGGAGTLVREEMTQEREAEYRAELERALRAGHAVLVDGGSAVDAVVAAIVVLEDSPLFNAGRGAVFTHDGMVELDASLMDGYSNSAGAAAGVRTVRNPIRLARAVMEDSPHVLLAGRGAEEFATEQGLELVANEYFHTERRRSDLDRVKASAVGKTTTRADGANTDRDTAAFLASARYGTVGAVALDASGRLAAGTSTGGMTNKRWGRIGDSPLIGAGTFADRRCAVSCTGHGEYFIRGAIAYDVAARMDYAAADLDTATRQAIHEKLARAGGTGGLVAMDVQGNVAMPFNTRGMYRGAIHADGRMEIAIFADAEN; encoded by the coding sequence ATGTTACACCGCTATCGCACGTTCGCTTCGGCCGTCGCGCTCTTGTTGTCCGCTGTCGCGTTCACTCGCGCTGCGCCGGTCGCCATCGCCGTGCACGGTGGTGCGGGTACTCTGGTGCGCGAGGAGATGACGCAGGAGCGTGAAGCGGAGTACCGCGCCGAGCTGGAGCGCGCGCTTCGGGCCGGGCACGCCGTGCTCGTGGACGGAGGCTCCGCGGTGGATGCCGTAGTCGCGGCGATCGTGGTCTTGGAGGACTCGCCGCTCTTCAACGCCGGACGCGGCGCCGTCTTCACGCACGACGGCATGGTGGAACTCGACGCGTCGTTGATGGATGGATACTCGAACTCCGCCGGTGCCGCCGCCGGCGTGCGGACGGTGCGCAATCCGATACGACTCGCGCGCGCCGTGATGGAGGATTCGCCACACGTGTTGCTCGCTGGAAGGGGCGCGGAAGAGTTCGCCACAGAGCAGGGGCTCGAGCTGGTCGCCAACGAGTATTTCCACACCGAGCGACGCCGGAGCGATCTCGATCGCGTGAAGGCGTCGGCGGTCGGGAAGACGACTACACGTGCGGACGGCGCAAACACGGATCGCGACACGGCGGCGTTTCTCGCCTCCGCGCGATACGGGACGGTCGGAGCGGTCGCGCTCGACGCTTCGGGTCGGCTCGCCGCCGGCACGTCGACGGGTGGGATGACGAACAAACGTTGGGGGCGCATCGGTGACTCGCCGTTGATCGGAGCGGGCACGTTCGCCGATCGCCGTTGTGCGGTGTCGTGCACGGGACACGGAGAATACTTCATCCGCGGAGCCATCGCCTACGACGTGGCTGCGCGCATGGACTACGCCGCGGCCGATCTCGACACGGCTACGCGGCAGGCGATCCATGAAAAGCTCGCCCGCGCCGGAGGCACCGGGGGGCTCGTGGCGATGGACGTGCAGGGAAACGTGGCGATGCCGTTCAATACGCGCGGCATGTATCGCGGCGCGATCCATGCGGACGGACGCATGGAGATCGCGATCTTCGCGGATGCGGAGAACTGA
- a CDS encoding bifunctional 3,4-dihydroxy-2-butanone-4-phosphate synthase/GTP cyclohydrolase II encodes MNTHPADIFDTVEEAIQEIAAGRVIIVTDDEDRENEGDLIMAAAKATPETINMMIRYGSGIVCVPTTEHELRRLGLGPMVQRNRESHRTDFTVSVDAAQGISTGISAYDRALTIRILADPNAHPDQLVQPGHVFPLRARPGGVLERAGHTEAAVDLALLAGERPSGVLCEVLNDDGTVARLPELIEFKKRFGLKMISIAQLIEYRHHREQLVERVFSRPFASEFGEFELHVFKSRLDGRQHFALTKGMLGPEPTLVRVHSGNVLGDVFHASGVESPHALAAALRRVSEAGSGVILYMEPTGAMRENQWRKATGESSAAMDFRDYGIGAQILVALGLRKIRLLSGTSRRVVALDGYGLEIVEQEPL; translated from the coding sequence ATGAACACCCATCCCGCGGACATTTTCGACACGGTCGAGGAGGCCATCCAAGAGATCGCGGCCGGTCGCGTCATCATCGTGACCGACGACGAGGACCGCGAGAACGAGGGCGACCTCATCATGGCGGCGGCGAAAGCGACGCCCGAGACCATCAACATGATGATCCGCTACGGCAGCGGTATCGTTTGCGTCCCGACGACCGAACACGAGCTGCGGCGCCTCGGGCTCGGCCCGATGGTGCAACGGAACCGGGAATCGCATCGGACCGACTTCACCGTGAGCGTCGACGCCGCGCAGGGGATCAGCACGGGCATCAGCGCCTACGATCGTGCGCTCACCATCCGCATCCTCGCGGATCCGAACGCCCATCCCGACCAACTCGTGCAGCCCGGGCACGTTTTTCCGTTGCGGGCGAGGCCGGGCGGTGTGCTCGAGCGCGCCGGGCATACCGAAGCGGCGGTCGATCTCGCGTTGCTCGCGGGCGAGCGCCCCAGCGGCGTGCTTTGCGAGGTGCTCAACGACGACGGGACAGTCGCGCGCCTGCCCGAGTTGATCGAGTTCAAGAAGCGCTTCGGGTTGAAGATGATCTCGATCGCGCAGCTCATCGAGTACCGGCACCACCGCGAGCAGTTGGTCGAGCGGGTGTTCAGTCGGCCGTTCGCGAGCGAGTTCGGTGAATTCGAACTGCATGTGTTCAAGAGCCGGCTCGACGGTCGGCAACACTTCGCGCTGACCAAGGGCATGCTCGGTCCCGAACCGACGCTCGTGCGCGTGCACAGCGGCAATGTGCTCGGCGACGTCTTTCACGCCTCCGGTGTCGAGAGTCCGCATGCGCTCGCGGCCGCGTTGCGACGCGTGAGCGAAGCCGGCAGTGGGGTGATCCTCTACATGGAGCCGACTGGTGCGATGCGCGAAAACCAGTGGCGCAAGGCCACCGGCGAGTCGTCCGCCGCGATGGACTTCCGCGACTACGGCATCGGCGCGCAGATCCTCGTCGCTCTCGGTTTGCGCAAGATACGGCTGCTCTCCGGCACTTCGCGTCGCGTCGTCGCACTCGACGGCTACGGGCTCGAGATCGTCGAACAGGAGCCGCTGTAG
- the rapA gene encoding RNA polymerase-associated protein RapA, with protein MSESEPELGLGVVAALDRARITIHFPATGEQRLYAKGTAVLKRVVFREGESVATRDGTAFTVTSVEEDGALLVYVGEGQRAREDEISDVTSVSLPHERLMAGQVEPGATFDLRRRALEAQSKFRRCDVRGFLGGRIDLIPHQFYILHEVAGRQRPRVLLSDEVGLGKTIEACLILQRLIAVGKASRALILVPESLVHQWFVELLRRFNLWFSIFDEERCAASEQANADGNPFLDAQLILCSVGFLAGDEKRRDQAIAASWDMVVVDEAHHLEWTPELASKEYAMVEKLAAKSPGLLLLTATPTQLGPQGHFARLRLLDPERYSDYEAFVDESAQYGEVADVAGHIVEGRSLSAADRKALKRIFSADPETLEQRLADLESKKPGAREALLRTLLDQHGPGRVVFRNTRAAMTGFPKRQYCPARIDCDDTTLLARIARELEAEENGAEADIRRTFKDDPRIAWLAGLLEKHPTEKFLLICKTQRKVASIEAALREVINVKTGLFHEGLPLVQRDRQAAWFAEPDGARLLICSEIGSEGRNFQFAHHLVLFDLPLNPGLLEQRIGRLDRIGQTDTIRIHVPLVAGSADEVLADWYHRGLDAFETSVHGGSEYLARFRDRLLAVALASDGSRKTKRSDDVETLVTETAAFRRELQERMSKGRDRLLELASFDASTAARVIARIREVDADRFPRRFLCELLEFFGVRIQEHEGGDVVLDASHAFVEAFPGIPTEGMLATFDRRRAIAREDIVFLSQDHPLVRESLDLLISSTRGTTAFCHRKADTPNVVLETIFVLEPVADSRWHVEQFLPPTPLRVVVDIRGRDLTATLDATTLARDTRDGDIHRFLERPGFNATLLRALLEGATGLAEQQAAAAKETARAAARDALGAELQRLIELRRLNDHVRPEEIDLVKERLEKVARSVARAPLRLDSLRLVLEGTGEG; from the coding sequence ATGAGCGAGAGCGAGCCCGAACTCGGGCTCGGCGTCGTCGCGGCGCTCGATCGCGCGCGCATCACGATCCATTTTCCCGCCACCGGCGAGCAACGTCTCTACGCCAAAGGCACCGCCGTGCTGAAACGCGTCGTTTTTCGTGAAGGCGAATCGGTCGCCACGCGCGACGGCACGGCCTTCACCGTCACGTCGGTCGAGGAGGACGGTGCCCTGCTCGTCTACGTGGGCGAGGGTCAGCGTGCCCGCGAGGACGAGATCTCCGACGTCACGAGCGTGAGTCTACCGCACGAGCGTCTCATGGCCGGGCAGGTGGAGCCGGGTGCCACGTTCGATCTGCGTCGTCGCGCTCTGGAAGCGCAATCGAAGTTCCGTCGCTGCGACGTGCGCGGCTTCCTCGGCGGTCGCATCGACCTCATCCCGCACCAATTCTACATCCTCCACGAAGTGGCCGGCCGGCAGCGCCCGCGCGTGCTGCTCTCCGACGAGGTCGGCCTCGGCAAGACGATCGAGGCCTGCCTCATCCTCCAGCGCCTCATCGCTGTCGGCAAGGCCTCGCGTGCGCTCATCCTCGTGCCCGAATCGCTCGTGCACCAGTGGTTCGTGGAACTGCTGCGGCGTTTCAACCTTTGGTTCAGCATCTTCGACGAGGAGCGCTGCGCTGCCTCCGAGCAGGCCAACGCCGACGGCAACCCGTTTCTCGATGCCCAGTTGATCCTGTGCAGCGTCGGCTTCCTCGCCGGCGACGAAAAGCGGCGCGATCAGGCCATCGCCGCGTCGTGGGACATGGTGGTCGTCGACGAAGCGCACCACCTCGAGTGGACGCCCGAACTCGCGAGCAAGGAATACGCGATGGTCGAGAAGCTCGCGGCCAAGAGCCCCGGGCTGCTCCTGCTCACGGCCACGCCTACCCAACTCGGGCCGCAGGGGCACTTCGCCCGCCTGCGACTGCTCGACCCCGAGCGCTACAGCGACTACGAAGCCTTCGTCGACGAATCCGCCCAGTACGGCGAAGTCGCCGACGTCGCCGGCCACATCGTCGAAGGCCGCTCGCTCTCCGCCGCCGATCGCAAGGCGTTGAAACGCATCTTCAGCGCCGATCCCGAGACGCTCGAACAACGTCTCGCCGATCTCGAATCGAAGAAACCCGGGGCGCGTGAGGCGCTGTTGCGGACGTTGCTCGACCAACACGGCCCGGGGCGCGTCGTCTTCCGCAACACGCGCGCCGCCATGACCGGTTTTCCGAAGCGGCAGTACTGCCCCGCCCGCATCGACTGCGACGACACCACCCTCCTCGCCCGCATCGCTCGCGAACTCGAGGCCGAGGAGAACGGTGCCGAGGCCGACATCCGCCGCACCTTCAAGGACGACCCGCGCATCGCGTGGCTCGCCGGATTGCTGGAGAAACACCCCACGGAAAAGTTCCTCCTCATCTGCAAGACGCAGCGCAAAGTCGCCTCGATCGAAGCCGCACTGCGCGAGGTGATCAACGTCAAGACCGGCCTCTTCCACGAGGGCCTGCCGCTCGTCCAGCGCGACCGCCAAGCCGCGTGGTTCGCCGAGCCCGACGGCGCGCGCCTCTTGATTTGTTCCGAGATCGGCAGCGAAGGTCGCAACTTCCAGTTCGCGCACCACCTCGTCCTCTTCGATCTCCCACTCAACCCCGGTCTGCTGGAGCAACGCATCGGACGCCTCGACCGTATCGGACAAACGGATACGATTCGCATCCACGTCCCGCTCGTCGCCGGCAGTGCCGACGAAGTGCTCGCCGACTGGTACCACCGCGGCCTCGACGCCTTCGAGACCTCCGTGCACGGCGGCTCCGAATACCTCGCCCGCTTCCGCGACCGTCTGCTCGCGGTCGCGCTCGCGAGCGACGGCTCGCGCAAGACCAAACGCTCCGACGACGTCGAAACCCTCGTGACCGAAACCGCCGCGTTCCGTCGCGAACTCCAGGAACGCATGAGCAAGGGCCGCGACCGCCTGCTCGAGCTCGCCTCCTTCGACGCCTCCACGGCCGCACGCGTGATCGCTCGTATCCGGGAAGTGGATGCGGACCGCTTTCCGCGCCGCTTTCTCTGCGAGCTGCTCGAGTTCTTCGGCGTGCGCATCCAGGAACACGAAGGTGGCGACGTGGTGCTCGACGCCTCGCACGCCTTCGTCGAAGCCTTCCCCGGCATTCCGACCGAAGGGATGCTCGCCACCTTCGACCGCCGCCGGGCCATCGCGCGCGAAGACATCGTGTTTCTCTCCCAAGACCATCCGCTCGTCCGCGAGTCGCTCGACCTGTTGATCAGCTCGACTCGCGGCACCACCGCGTTTTGTCACCGCAAAGCGGATACGCCCAACGTCGTGCTCGAGACGATCTTCGTGCTGGAGCCGGTCGCCGACTCGCGTTGGCACGTGGAGCAGTTTCTCCCTCCCACGCCGCTTCGCGTGGTCGTCGACATCCGCGGCCGCGACCTCACCGCCACGCTCGACGCCACGACCCTCGCTCGCGACACACGCGACGGAGACATCCACCGCTTCCTCGAACGCCCCGGCTTCAACGCCACGCTCCTGCGCGCCCTGCTCGAAGGCGCCACCGGCCTCGCGGAGCAGCAGGCCGCCGCCGCCAAGGAGACGGCACGCGCCGCTGCCCGCGATGCGTTGGGCGCGGAACTGCAGCGCCTGATCGAGTTGCGTCGCCTCAACGACCACGTCCGCCCCGAGGAGATCGATCTGGTCAAGGAACGCCTCGAGAAGGTCGCTCGCTCCGTCGCCCGCGCTCCGCTCCGCCTCGACTCGCTCCGCCTCGTGCTCGAGGGCACGGGCGAAGGCTGA
- a CDS encoding TonB-dependent receptor translates to MNTKMKNRLAVATAIALGSAAPGFAQSTTAQAETAESLVELEAFEVTGSFAGSLAAAAEIKQNAPVIIEVISAEDIGKLPDTSIAESLARLPGLTTQRINSRAQAIVIRGMTGDFSTGLLNGREQVSTGSGRAVEFDQYPAELLSGVVVYKTADASLVGQGLAGTVDLRTVRPLQHGKRTVAMNATYEWSDLGKLNAGSKDTGLNYSFSYIDQFADGKLGVAIGYAHTDKPGQGEQWNAWGYPNVDAGTSPGAPFVLGGAKPFVRSSELERDGIMAVVEYRPNDNFRSTLDIYTSDFNETQLLRGIEIPLWWSSAQLQPGFTVQDGLITNVRFNNIFGVVRNDIVTRDADVFAGGWNLEFGNADGWMVVADLGYSKIKRKDFVLETYSGFGSNQTGSADSMLVSLESGTGAVFTPTLDYTNAAAMRLTSPQGWGGDIVSGGQVGFLKGPRAEDELTQIKVLAKRKMDGFFSSFESGLAHTKRTKDEVEAGPGGTEGFFLSLPNGQTSAPLPTLQANTSLSFIGIPGMISYDPLALYNSGFYTLTPNPNPNYVSENWDVEEKVTLGYAQVGIDREIGSIPVSGSLGFQLMFSDQTSAGLAADGTSITPVEESHDYVDFLPSLNLNFRLAEGKFLRFSAARQLARQTMRDMRAGSTFSYNESLAGSTDPTQSPWSGSGGNPKLEPWRSNSFDLSFENYFKDGMGYWAVGAFFKDLVSYTYTQNTIVDFTGLPTGGSTTTPAIFQGLRSIPANGSGGNVRGIEVTLSLPGEKFSDALKGFGLIVGGAYVQSSIQPDLGNPETPIPGLSEKVLSTTLYYERKGFAARLSSRYRSDYRGDIATFGPRGAVFRNLQAETVLDAQISYAFSDGPMKGFTVLAQAYNLTDEPLFATQGYDTRLVQDYQRYGAQYSVGVSYKF, encoded by the coding sequence ATGAACACCAAGATGAAGAACAGACTGGCGGTGGCCACGGCCATCGCTCTCGGATCCGCCGCCCCGGGCTTCGCCCAGAGCACGACCGCACAAGCAGAGACGGCCGAGTCGCTCGTCGAACTCGAGGCCTTCGAAGTCACCGGCAGTTTCGCCGGCAGTTTGGCCGCCGCGGCCGAGATCAAACAAAACGCCCCGGTCATCATCGAGGTGATCTCGGCGGAAGACATCGGCAAGCTGCCCGACACGTCCATCGCCGAATCTTTGGCGCGTTTGCCCGGCCTCACCACGCAACGCATCAACAGCCGCGCGCAGGCCATCGTCATCCGCGGCATGACGGGCGACTTCAGCACCGGCCTGCTCAACGGTCGCGAACAAGTCAGCACCGGCAGCGGTCGCGCCGTCGAGTTCGACCAATACCCCGCCGAACTGCTCAGCGGAGTGGTCGTCTACAAGACCGCCGACGCCTCGCTCGTCGGCCAAGGGCTCGCCGGCACGGTCGATCTCCGCACCGTCCGCCCACTCCAACACGGCAAGCGCACGGTCGCGATGAACGCCACCTACGAGTGGTCCGATCTCGGCAAGCTCAACGCCGGCTCCAAGGACACCGGGCTCAACTACAGCTTCTCCTACATCGACCAGTTCGCCGACGGTAAGCTCGGCGTCGCGATCGGCTACGCGCACACCGACAAGCCCGGCCAAGGCGAGCAATGGAACGCGTGGGGCTATCCCAACGTCGACGCCGGCACCTCGCCCGGCGCGCCCTTCGTGCTCGGCGGCGCCAAGCCTTTCGTACGCTCCAGCGAACTCGAACGCGACGGCATCATGGCCGTGGTCGAGTACCGGCCCAACGACAACTTCCGCTCCACGCTCGACATCTATACTTCGGACTTCAACGAGACCCAACTCCTGCGCGGCATCGAGATCCCGCTCTGGTGGAGTTCCGCGCAACTCCAGCCCGGCTTCACCGTCCAAGACGGCCTCATCACGAACGTCCGGTTCAACAACATCTTCGGCGTCGTCCGTAACGACATCGTCACCCGCGATGCCGACGTCTTCGCCGGAGGCTGGAACCTCGAGTTCGGCAACGCCGACGGCTGGATGGTCGTCGCGGACCTCGGTTACTCGAAGATCAAGCGCAAGGACTTCGTGCTCGAGACCTACTCCGGTTTCGGATCCAACCAAACAGGCTCGGCCGACAGCATGCTCGTCTCGCTCGAATCCGGCACCGGCGCAGTCTTCACGCCCACGCTCGACTACACCAACGCTGCCGCCATGCGCCTGACCAGCCCTCAAGGTTGGGGCGGCGACATCGTCTCCGGCGGCCAAGTCGGCTTCCTCAAGGGACCACGTGCCGAGGATGAACTCACGCAGATCAAGGTCCTGGCCAAGCGCAAGATGGACGGCTTCTTCAGTTCCTTCGAGAGCGGCCTCGCCCACACCAAGCGCACCAAAGACGAAGTCGAAGCCGGCCCCGGCGGCACCGAAGGTTTCTTCCTTTCGCTCCCCAACGGCCAGACGAGCGCTCCGTTGCCCACGCTCCAAGCGAACACCAGCCTGAGCTTCATCGGCATCCCGGGCATGATCAGCTACGATCCGCTCGCGCTCTACAACAGCGGCTTCTACACCCTCACTCCGAATCCGAATCCCAACTACGTCTCCGAAAACTGGGACGTCGAAGAAAAGGTCACGCTCGGGTACGCGCAGGTCGGGATCGACCGCGAGATCGGCTCCATCCCGGTCAGCGGCTCGCTCGGATTCCAACTCATGTTCTCCGATCAGACCTCGGCCGGACTGGCCGCCGACGGCACGTCGATCACGCCCGTCGAGGAGTCGCACGACTACGTGGACTTCCTTCCCAGCCTGAACCTCAACTTCCGCCTCGCGGAAGGAAAGTTCCTCCGCTTCAGCGCCGCCCGCCAGCTCGCCCGCCAGACGATGCGCGACATGCGTGCCGGATCGACGTTCTCCTACAACGAGTCGCTCGCCGGCTCCACCGATCCCACACAGAGCCCGTGGAGCGGTTCCGGCGGCAACCCGAAGCTCGAGCCCTGGCGCTCCAACTCGTTCGACCTCTCCTTCGAGAACTACTTCAAGGACGGCATGGGCTACTGGGCGGTCGGAGCGTTCTTCAAGGACCTCGTCTCCTACACCTACACGCAGAACACGATCGTCGACTTCACCGGTCTGCCGACAGGCGGCTCCACCACCACGCCGGCGATCTTCCAAGGCCTGCGCAGCATCCCGGCCAACGGCTCGGGCGGCAACGTCCGCGGCATCGAAGTGACCCTCTCGCTGCCCGGCGAGAAGTTCTCCGACGCGCTGAAGGGTTTCGGCCTCATCGTCGGTGGCGCCTACGTGCAGAGCTCGATCCAGCCCGATCTCGGCAACCCCGAGACTCCCATCCCCGGTCTCTCCGAGAAGGTCCTCAGCACCACGCTCTACTACGAGCGCAAGGGCTTCGCCGCGCGCCTCAGCAGCCGCTACCGCTCCGACTACCGCGGCGACATCGCCACGTTCGGACCCCGCGGCGCGGTCTTCCGCAACCTTCAAGCCGAGACCGTCCTCGACGCGCAGATCAGCTACGCCTTCTCCGACGGACCGATGAAGGGCTTCACGGTGCTCGCCCAGGCCTACAACCTCACCGACGAGCCGCTCTTCGCCACCCAAGGCTACGACACCCGCCTCGTGCAGGACTACCAGCGCTACGGTGCG
- a CDS encoding alpha-amylase family glycosyl hydrolase, protein MLLGFVRACAVANRHDVDSIFAIDRVSESTPSRQPLMPMFRTILRPLLPLLFAVATTTAWPAAFAEKTEVCWGQPALGLPDWVRNETIYEVNVRQYSEAGTFAAVQADLQRIHDLGARVLWFMPIHPIGEVERKGTLGSYYAVKDYVDVNPEFGTKADFKALVDRAKAMGFRIILDWVGNHTAWDNVMVAKHPEFFMKDHTGSYIPPLGFDWTDVIQIDFHNPAVLAWHTDAMAFWIREFGVDGFRCDYATGVPTPFWENLSAELRALKPDLFMLAEAEVPQHQRAAFHTSYSFTMMHVINEVAQGHAPATAIDAELARLRVLFPTDSSFIFYTTNHDENSWQGTVWERLGGGVRTFSVLTFALDGIPLLYNGQEAGLDKRLEFFERDPIEWKPSPLAEFYTTLCTLRREHPALATGASFTRLPTTNDAAIYAVLREAGGRKVLALLNLTARDREFTVAGAGLAGTWRDAFGGESVSLDDTHTTLLRSWGYLLLTSE, encoded by the coding sequence ATGCTCCTCGGCTTTGTCCGAGCCTGCGCGGTGGCCAACCGGCACGACGTCGATTCCATCTTCGCCATCGACCGCGTCTCGGAATCGACCCCTTCCCGCCAACCCCTCATGCCCATGTTTCGCACGATTCTTCGTCCGCTTCTTCCCCTGCTCTTCGCCGTCGCCACCACCACCGCGTGGCCGGCCGCCTTCGCCGAGAAAACGGAAGTCTGCTGGGGACAACCCGCACTCGGCCTGCCCGACTGGGTCCGCAACGAAACGATCTACGAAGTCAACGTCCGCCAATACTCCGAGGCCGGCACGTTCGCCGCGGTGCAGGCAGACCTCCAGCGTATCCACGATCTGGGGGCACGCGTGCTCTGGTTCATGCCCATCCACCCCATCGGCGAGGTCGAGCGCAAGGGCACCCTCGGCAGCTACTACGCCGTGAAGGACTACGTGGACGTGAACCCCGAGTTCGGGACGAAAGCCGACTTCAAGGCACTCGTCGACCGCGCGAAGGCGATGGGCTTCCGCATCATTCTCGACTGGGTCGGCAACCACACCGCTTGGGACAACGTGATGGTCGCGAAGCATCCCGAGTTCTTCATGAAGGACCACACCGGGAGCTACATCCCGCCGCTCGGCTTCGATTGGACCGACGTCATCCAGATCGATTTCCACAATCCCGCCGTGCTCGCATGGCACACCGATGCCATGGCTTTCTGGATACGCGAATTCGGCGTGGACGGCTTCCGCTGCGACTACGCCACCGGCGTGCCGACGCCCTTTTGGGAGAATCTCTCCGCCGAACTGCGCGCGTTGAAGCCCGATCTGTTCATGCTCGCCGAAGCCGAGGTGCCGCAGCATCAGCGCGCCGCCTTCCACACGTCCTACTCCTTCACGATGATGCACGTGATCAACGAAGTCGCGCAGGGACACGCTCCCGCCACCGCGATCGACGCCGAGCTCGCCCGCCTCCGCGTCCTGTTCCCGACCGACTCCAGCTTCATCTTCTACACCACCAACCACGACGAAAACTCTTGGCAGGGCACGGTGTGGGAACGCCTCGGCGGGGGCGTCCGCACGTTCTCCGTGCTCACCTTCGCGCTCGACGGCATCCCCCTGCTCTACAACGGCCAAGAAGCCGGCCTCGACAAACGCCTCGAGTTCTTCGAGCGCGATCCCATCGAGTGGAAGCCCTCTCCCCTCGCCGAGTTCTACACGACGCTCTGCACGCTGCGCCGCGAACATCCCGCGCTCGCCACCGGTGCCTCCTTCACCCGGCTGCCCACGACGAACGACGCCGCGATCTACGCCGTCCTGCGCGAAGCGGGCGGACGCAAGGTCCTCGCCCTGCTCAATCTCACCGCCCGTGATCGCGAGTTCACAGTGGCGGGCGCCGGACTCGCCGGCACTTGGCGCGACGCGTTCGGCGGCGAGTCCGTCTCGCTCGACGACACGCACACGACGCTGCTCCGCAGTTGGGGCTACCTCCTGCTCACCTCCGAGTAA
- a CDS encoding pectate lyase codes for MTGAAVPAFPGAEGFGANATGGRGGEVYVVTTLDDSGPGSFRDAVSRPGHYVVFAVGGVVKLKSRVDVASHLTIAGQTAPGGGITLYGNGLSYTNADHTVTRHLRVRMGVGGDSGRDAITIAEGHDMIFEHVSIAWGRDEVFSVSGRHPRNITIQDSIIAMGLHPHSAGGLIQTNGGVSILRCLYIDNHTRNPKVKGVGEFIGNVVYNWGGGGAYILGDSASESFVNVTHNLFIAGPSARTAPFARGNTNFHIHALENYFDADRDGVLVPVLIPPADYTTVSFREERHPYPTVARLLSPHEAFAHVVAHAGASRVRDALDRRLIEELVSLGTLGQIVSNEHDAPLAGIGHVEGGVAPLDTDGDGMPDAWERAHGLDPHVQDHNEDPDGDGYTNLEDYLNSLVKSPRKTDRGG; via the coding sequence ATGACCGGTGCCGCTGTTCCGGCATTTCCCGGTGCCGAAGGATTCGGCGCGAACGCGACAGGCGGACGCGGCGGCGAGGTCTACGTCGTCACCACCCTCGACGATTCCGGCCCGGGTTCGTTTCGCGACGCGGTGAGCCGACCGGGGCATTACGTCGTCTTCGCGGTCGGCGGCGTGGTGAAGCTGAAGAGTCGAGTCGACGTCGCCTCGCACCTCACCATCGCGGGGCAAACCGCACCCGGAGGCGGGATCACGCTCTACGGCAATGGCCTCTCCTACACCAACGCCGATCACACCGTGACGCGACATCTGCGCGTCCGCATGGGCGTCGGCGGCGACTCAGGGCGCGATGCGATCACGATCGCCGAGGGTCACGACATGATCTTCGAACACGTATCCATTGCGTGGGGACGCGACGAGGTCTTCTCCGTCAGCGGAAGACATCCGCGCAACATCACGATCCAGGACTCGATCATCGCGATGGGACTGCATCCGCACTCCGCCGGCGGCTTGATCCAGACCAACGGTGGCGTGAGCATCCTGCGCTGTCTCTACATCGACAACCACACCCGCAACCCGAAGGTGAAGGGCGTGGGCGAGTTCATCGGCAACGTCGTCTACAACTGGGGAGGCGGCGGGGCCTACATCCTCGGTGACTCGGCGAGCGAGTCGTTCGTGAACGTGACGCACAACCTCTTCATCGCCGGCCCGAGCGCGCGCACCGCGCCCTTCGCGCGCGGCAACACGAACTTCCACATCCACGCTCTCGAAAACTACTTCGACGCCGACCGCGACGGCGTTCTCGTGCCGGTCCTGATCCCTCCGGCCGACTACACGACGGTCTCGTTTCGCGAGGAACGCCATCCCTACCCGACCGTCGCTCGACTGCTCTCGCCGCACGAGGCCTTCGCGCACGTCGTCGCTCACGCAGGAGCCTCGCGTGTGCGCGACGCACTGGATCGTCGCCTGATCGAGGAACTCGTCTCGCTCGGTACGCTCGGGCAGATCGTCTCCAACGAACACGACGCTCCCCTCGCCGGCATCGGCCATGTCGAAGGCGGAGTCGCGCCGCTCGACACCGACGGCGACGGCATGCCCGACGCTTGGGAACGGGCGCACGGTCTCGATCCACACGTGCAAGACCACAACGAAGACCCCGATGGCGACGGCTACACCAACCTCGAAGATTACCTGAACAGCCTCGTGAAATCGCCGAGGAAGACCGACCGCGGCGGCTGA